A portion of the Paenibacillus marchantiae genome contains these proteins:
- a CDS encoding exosporium glycoprotein BclB-related protein: MKYKKRSVHGGSGFRKGGGESHLTGIGEEAHLLLKLIGELKAAIVQVFANPTQVNVSVLIEILRKLLALVHHLKLKKGNKASLEAALELSIASAEVIPFSPISVGTNLQQLLDTLLSVVLQECIHSADKDQLVIAIRAVEVALANALRNSGIPGPAGPAGPAGPAGPAGSQGVAGPQGTVGPAGSQGNPGPAGPIGPIGPAGSQGPAGAAGLNGVTGATGATGAAGPAGGATGATGVTGATGTAGAAGVTGATGAVGAAGVTGATGDPGVTGATGDPGVAGATGVTGATGAAGLAGATGVTGATGTAGVTGVTGDTGAAGLAGATGVTGATGVAGVTGVTGDTGAAGLAGATGVTGATGLAGVTGITGATGLAGVTGVTGVTGATGSGAIIPFASGGPAILTTLVGGLVGTTSLIGFGSSATGISLVGGTIDLTGSVVGPLINFAFSAPRDGVITSIAAYFSTTAALSLVGSTVTITAQLFSSPTPDNAFTAVPGAVVTLAPPLTGIIALGTISNGITTGLAIPVTAQTRLLLVFSATAAGLTLVNTVVGYASGGLNIT, translated from the coding sequence ATGAAGTACAAGAAACGCAGTGTGCACGGCGGAAGCGGCTTTAGAAAAGGTGGAGGAGAATCACATCTCACAGGTATTGGGGAAGAAGCCCATTTACTCCTCAAATTAATTGGCGAATTGAAAGCTGCCATAGTACAGGTATTTGCTAATCCAACTCAGGTTAATGTTTCTGTTTTGATTGAAATTCTGCGCAAATTGCTGGCTTTGGTTCATCATTTGAAATTAAAGAAAGGAAACAAGGCCAGCTTGGAAGCTGCCTTGGAACTTTCCATTGCTTCAGCGGAGGTCATCCCATTCTCTCCAATAAGCGTAGGCACCAACTTGCAGCAGTTGCTTGATACGCTGTTGTCTGTTGTTTTACAGGAATGCATCCATTCTGCGGACAAAGATCAATTGGTCATTGCCATCAGAGCAGTAGAGGTAGCTCTTGCCAACGCACTTAGAAACTCAGGAATTCCGGGTCCTGCTGGACCCGCTGGACCAGCAGGACCTGCCGGTCCGGCCGGATCTCAAGGTGTTGCTGGTCCTCAAGGAACGGTAGGTCCAGCGGGATCGCAGGGTAACCCTGGGCCTGCGGGACCCATTGGTCCGATCGGTCCGGCGGGTAGCCAAGGTCCAGCAGGTGCAGCTGGTCTGAACGGAGTTACGGGTGCAACCGGAGCAACGGGTGCAGCAGGTCCAGCAGGTGGTGCAACTGGAGCCACCGGAGTGACTGGAGCGACAGGAACTGCAGGAGCGGCAGGCGTAACGGGTGCGACCGGAGCTGTCGGTGCAGCGGGCGTTACGGGAGCCACAGGTGATCCAGGCGTAACCGGAGCTACGGGTGATCCTGGAGTGGCGGGTGCGACGGGAGTAACGGGTGCTACGGGAGCCGCAGGATTGGCCGGAGCCACTGGTGTGACTGGAGCGACAGGAACAGCCGGGGTTACTGGCGTTACCGGTGATACGGGAGCCGCAGGATTGGCCGGAGCTACTGGTGTGACTGGAGCGACAGGAGTAGCTGGAGTCACCGGTGTGACTGGTGATACGGGAGCCGCAGGATTGGCCGGAGCCACTGGTGTCACAGGAGCGACAGGATTAGCTGGGGTTACTGGTATAACAGGAGCTACGGGATTGGCCGGAGTAACTGGTGTTACTGGCGTAACGGGAGCTACAGGTTCGGGAGCCATCATTCCGTTTGCTTCTGGTGGTCCAGCCATTTTGACAACACTCGTTGGTGGATTGGTTGGTACTACAAGCCTGATTGGTTTCGGTAGCTCGGCAACGGGAATAAGCTTGGTCGGAGGCACCATTGATTTAACAGGGTCAGTAGTTGGGCCACTCATTAACTTTGCATTTTCGGCTCCAAGGGATGGCGTTATAACTTCCATTGCTGCGTATTTTAGCACAACCGCAGCCTTGTCATTAGTCGGTTCAACGGTAACCATCACAGCACAACTGTTCAGCTCGCCTACGCCAGACAATGCATTTACGGCTGTGCCTGGAGCTGTCGTGACACTGGCACCTCCACTTACAGGTATTATCGCATTGGGCACCATCTCCAATGGTATAACAACCGGATTGGCTATCCCGGTGACTGCACAGACACGTCTGTTGCTGGTGTTCTCGGCGACA